The following DNA comes from Synechococcus sp. CC9616.
CACCGGACTGTCCGGAGGGGCTTTGGTGGACCAGCAGGCCTTGTTGGTGGTCACCAGTCGGATGCGGCGGGTGCTGAAGGTTGATCTCGATAACCATTGCGTCACGGTGCAACCAGGCGTGATCAACAGCTGGGTGACCCGTGCCGTCGCCGGCGAGGGGTTTTATTACGCTCCGGATCCCTCCAGTCAGGTGGTTTGCAGCATCGGTGGCAACGTCGCTGAGAACTCCGGCGGAGTGCACTGCCTCAAGTACGGAGTCACCAGTAACCACGTTCTCGGCCTTGAGGTGGTTCTGCCTGATGGGACCGTCACCTCATTGGCAGGCCCCCTCGCGGAAACGCCGGAACTCGACCTTCGAGGGGCATTCATTGGCAGTGAAGGAACGCTTGGGATTGCCACGGCCATCACGCTTCGGCTGCTCAGAGCACCGGACTGCGTGAATGTTCTCCTGGCCGACTTTTCCACGATGGAGGCTGCCGGCGAAGCGGTACGGGCGGTAACGGCTGCCGGTCTGTTGCCGTCCGGGATGGAAATCATGGACAACGTGACCATCAATGCAGTCGATGATTTCTTTGGATACGACGAATACCCCCGGGATGCAGCAGCGGTACTTCTGATTGAGCTAGATGGCCAGGAGGCGGAAGTTCAGGCTTCAGCGGTTCAGGCTGAGAAGTTGTGCCACGAGGCCGGGGCGAGGGGGCTGCGGCGCGCGGAGGATCCCACCGAATGTGCGGTCCTTTGGAAAGGACGTAAGTCCGCCTTCTCCGCAGTTGGGAAGATCACACCCACGTACTACGTGCAGGACGGGGTGGTGCCGAGAAGCAGCCTCCCAACAGTTCTGACGGCCATTGAACGGCTCAGCCGCGAACACGGCCTGCCCGTGGCCAACGTGTTCCACGCAGGCGACGGCAACCTCCATCCACTGATTCTCTACTCAGCAACTGAACCGAAGGCGGAGAGCCGCGTTAAGGCGCTCGGGGCTGCCATCCTCAAGGAGTGCCTTGCCGTTGGCGGCAGCATCAGTGGAGAGCACGGCATCGGGGCCGATAAGCGCTGCTACCTCGATTGGATGTTTGCTCCAGACGACCTCGAAACCATGGCCTTGCTGCGTCGGGCCTTCGACCCGGATCAACGGGCGAATCCTGGCAAGGTGCTGCCGACGCCGAAAACCTGTGGGGAATCAGCCAGGCGATCGGTCACCCTGCCGACCGGGGTGGATCTGTTCTGAGACGAGCGAAGGGGCATTCAGAACAGCGATTCATCGTCCAGGTCATCCTCAGCTGGTGGCCAGTCCAGATCGACGCTCACCGGGGCATGGTCGCTGGGCTGGTTCAAGCCTCGTTCAGCCTTGTGGATCGAGCAGCTTCGAGCGCGGTTAAGCAACTCGTCGCACAGATAAATGTGGTCGATGCGCCAGCCTTGATCGCGATCCCAGGCTCCGGTGCGGTAGTCCCACCAGCTCCAGTGACCTGTCTCGGATTCAAATAACCGGAAGACGTCATGGAGTCGGCCATCCATGGCACGGAGCAGGGCCGTGCGTTCGTCTTCCGTCGCCATGATTCCCCCCATCAGACGCTCGGGGTCGTGGATGTCTTTGGCCTCGGGAGCGATGTTGAAGTCCCCCACCATGCAGAGCGGCTCATCCCGTGCCGACAGCGCCTTGAGGTACCGCTGCAGACATCTGAGCCACTCGAGCTTGTAGCGGTATTTCTCTGACCCCACGGATGATCCGTTGGGCACGTAAAGGTTGAGCACCCTCACGCCATCGAGAAGAGCGCTGATCACCCGCTTTTGCTCCCCAAGGCGATCGGCTTCCGCATCATCCGGCAGCTCGCTGAGGAATCCGCAGCGAACGTCCTCCAGCGGTGTTCGGCTCACCAGAGCCACACCGTTGTAGGCCTTCTGTCCATGAACGCTGACATGCCAACCCTGCTGCTCGAACCGCTCCAGCGGAAAGATCGGATCATCCACCTTGGTTTCCTGCAGGCAGAGCAGATCGGGTTGCTCGGCTGCCAGCCAAGTCAGCACATGCTCCAGGCGGGTCCGCACCGAGTTCACATTCCACGAGGCAATCCGCATGGACTTAACCGATCAGCAAATGACGCTTAGCATTCGGCATCTTTCTGAGCAGGTCGATGTTCTGCCGTCTGGCGTGGTCCACCCTTGCCGCAGTGATCTTGACTCCAGGCTTGGCTACCGGCGTGGCAGCACAAGTTGAGACCCCGTTCCAGAACCGCGAGGAACGTGCGATTTACGGCGGTGGAGAGAGCTCAGACGTTCTCGATGCCACCAACCCCATGGATCTGATCAATCGTCTGCGTCAGTCGGGAATGATGGATGACGCAACGCCGCCATCGGATGCGGTTGATGCTGCCCTCAAGGCGTTTGAGGCGTCCCCTGGCGCGGTCCAAGCACCTTGAGTCGAGTGGCGGAAATCCCCCATCCGGCTGCCAGTTCATCAATGCGATCTGTGGAACGGCCAGCGGCTTCGTCCCGCCGTCGTGCCTCTGCCAACAACGCCATCAGCAGATTGTGGTCTCCAGCTTCTTGAGTGAGGAGTGCGTGGGCGATGAGAGGGCGTGTGTCCTGCGGATCGGTTTTGGCGAGCGTTTGGTAGGTCGCCTCAGCTGACGCCGGCTTCCCGCTTCTGAGCTGCGCATCTGCCAGAAGCAATCCAAGCTCGATTCGCTGAGCTGCAGCTGCGCTTTTAAAACGTTGTTCCATCGCTTTCAGAGCCACCTCTGGAGACTCCTTCTGCAGGTTCAACAGGGCCTGCAGAAGGAGGACATCCGGGTCGGCTGGATGCAGGCGCTGCAATTGGTTCAGTCCCCTTGATGCGGCCTGAACGTCGCCGTTGCGGAGCTGGAGATCGATGAGCAGCAGTCGCTCCCGACGTGAACGTGGCGCTCCAATTGAGTCTTCCAGAAGCTGTTGAGCCTCCTGTCGCTGACCGGCTGCCAGCAACTGTTCAAGCAGTTCCTGTCGATCTGCAGCGCCAAGATCATCAATGTTTCCCTGACGGATCAGATCTGAGACCCGGTGGTCGCCGATGGTTCGCTTGCTCTGTCCTGAGATGCCCGGAAGCCACCAGGACAGTGAAAGAGACGCCAGGAGCCCTGCTCCTGCTGCCACCAGGGAGATCACGGCCACGCGTCGACCAGGCATCGCTGCTGAAAGCTCGCGGCCCAGTCTGTAGTGACTGCTTCGCCCCGGCTAGGGTGTTGCCGCGGCTATTTCACCGCTCAGTTTTCAATGCGAGACCATCCAATCCCCCCGGTCACCGAGCCGTTGCAATATCGGGCGATTGGTGTCGTACGGGGCGTTTACAAGTCCAAGGAAGACGACCAGCCCACCCGGGGCATGCTCATTGATGCCAATGGCAACGAGCTGGAGACCGTTGTGCTGGGACGGGTGCTCACCCTGATGAAGCGCCATCTGGCCATGGATGAAGCCCACCTCTGGGTTGTTTATCCGCGTTGCCGAGAAAGTGAGCATCTCCACCTTCAGATTGCTGGGATCTGGGAGCCCAGCACGCTCTCGCCCGATCAAGACGGCGCTGAAGATCGACTGGCGGAAGGAGATGACTTCTTCTCAGTTCGAGGCGAGTTGATCTACACGAAGCCTGAAACAGGTGAACTGGTGGTCAAGATTCGCCAGCAACCCAGAGCAGACGGCAGCCGTCCGCTCCCCTTCAAGATTCAGGTGAAGGGGGATATTCCCCTTGAGCACCTGCGTCACTTCGTCAGCCTTGCGCTTCGCCGTCAGGGTCAGTCTCTGCATTTGGAAGGATTTGATGTGATTGCTCCAATGCCGACGCGCGGGGGCAAATCCAAGGGCGGTCGAGGCCGTCAGGCCACTGGTCGTGGACCATCCATCCAACGAAGCGGTCGCGCCGGCGTCTGATGGAGGAGGGGCAGGGCTCCACAGGGGCGCTCAGAGCGGGTGTCGCCGTCGCGCTGATCACTTGTTTGGGAGCCTTCGGGCCGGCGATTGGGATCTCTCCCGCCTGGATTGTGATTTTTGTCGGTGGCGGATTGGTTGCCTTGAGTGTCGATGCAGCCACCTGGCAGGGCATGGGTGGTCACGTTCTGGCTGAAGCGCTCCCCGGTGGTGAGGCGAGGCTGCGCAGAATCGCCGTGCATGAAGCCGGCCATCTCCTGATTGCTGAGAATGAGCAGCTTCCTGTCCAGCGGGTGATGGTGGGCACCCTGGCCTGCCTTCAGGCAGGTTTGCGCAGCAGCGGAGCAACTGAATTCAGCGTTCCAGAGAGCGTTCGCATGCCCCTTGAAGATCTTCGGCGCTGGAGCCGGGTGCTGCAGGCTGGCATCGCAGCCGAAACGGTCGTATATGGCGTGGCCCGCGGCGGCGCTGATGACCGAGCTCTGCTTGGACGTCTCTGGGGGCTTTCCGGTCACGATGTGGGCACCGCTCAGAGAGAACAGCGTCGCGCCCGTCGCGAGATTGAGCAGCAGCTCAGACGCCGTCTCCAGGATCTTGAGATCAAGGCCGGAGATCTGCTCAGCCTCGCGCCACGCTTAATGCGATGACAGAGGGCCTGTGACAGTGAACTCGTGACAGACAACTTGTGACAGTGGACCTGCACGTTGATTGCCCAACGGGCCTCGCCGGGGACATGCTCCTGGCAGGCCTCATCGATCTGGGCGTTCCCTTAGATGTGATCGAGAGCCCATTGGCTGCGCTTGGACTTAGCGGCCGGTTTCGGCTTGAGGTTCTCGAGGCGCGCAGCGGTGGCCTGAGGGGGCGGCGGGTTGCAGTGCAGAGCCTGGAGCCGGATCCGCCGCACAGGCACTGGGCTGAGATTCGTGATCTGATCCAGAACGCGTCACTGGATCGGGACCTGCAGACGCAGGTGTTGAAGGTGTTCAGCGCTCTGGCCGAAGCCGAGGCCGCAGTTCATGGCTGTGAGGCGGACGCCGTGCATTTTCATGAAGTCGGCGCCATCGATGCTCTGGTGGATGTGGTGGGTGTGTGTGCTGCCGTGCGACACATGCAGCCGGATGTAGTCAGCTGCACCCCTCCACCAACGGGCCATGGATCGGTGCGGACAGCCCATGGTGTTCTGCCGGTGCCGGCTCCCGCCGTCCTGGAACTCGCTCGCCGCCATGCCATCCCGCTCAAGCATTCCGAAGGGTTTCCCCCCGGAGAGCTGACAACACCAACCGGTCTGGCATTGATGGCGACCCTGGCTGAGCGTTTCACGCCTCCTTCGCTCTTTGTGCCGGTTGCGGTCGGCGTTGGCCTCGGACACCGGCAACTCGACCGCCCGAACCTGTTGCGGATCTCGCGCCTGCAGGTCGATGCGGATGTGTCCTCCGGACTGCGTTGGCAACCTCTTGTGGTCCAGGAAGCCTGGATCGATGACGCCTCACCAGAGGATCTGGCTTGGTTGCTGACGCGGTTGCGGGATGCTGGAGCGGTGGATGCCGCGGTGGCTCCCCTGCAGATGAAGAAGGGACGGGCCGCCCATGCGGTGACAGCGTTGGTCAGCCCTGAACAGGCGGATTCGCTTCGTCAGGTCTGGTTGACGACGGGCTCAAGTCTTGGCCTGCGCGAACGGCAGCAGGGGCGCTGGGTTTTGCCTCGCCGCTCTGGAACCCTCACGACGGCCTGGGGCCCCCTGCGCGCCAAGCAGATGCGTCGACCGGATGGCCGCTGCAGTGTCAAGCCTGAAGCGGATGATCTTCAGCGCTTGAGCCGAACGAGTGGCCGTTCCATTGAAGAGTTGCGTCTGGCTGCTGCTTCGGTTCCCTTTGAATCCGAGGAACCATGGGATTGGTAGCGCGCTGGCTGCGCCAGCCAAAGCTTTGGATCACCCTGGCCAGCCTTGTGCTGATCGGTGTCGCCCTGGTGCAGCAGGGCGGACAACTCCAAGAGCAGACCCTGGACGCCCGGGGTTGGTGGTGGCTGGTGCTGGGACTCGGCCTCAGCTGGATCAGCATTCTTGTGAACGCAGCGGCCTGGCGACTGTTGCTTGGTTGGCTTGGCCATCTCCCGCCGCAGCTGGAGGTGATTCAGCTGTTCGTCCGAAGCAATCTGCTCAAGTACCTCCCCGGAGGGATCTGGCATCTTGTTGAGCGGTTGCGGGTCCTGCGACACGAGATTGGTGCAGGGCCGGCGCTGGCTGCGGTGATCCTGGACCCTCTCCTGATTGCGGCAGCGTCGGTTCTGATGATCGTGGTCGGGGGCTGGCAGAACGGATTGCTGTTGATCGCTCCGCTCCCAGCTCTCCTGATGGTGCCGCGCTGGCGTGAACCGATCCTGCAGCGCCTCGAGCGCCTCAAGGCCCGCCAGTTCGAGAGCAGCGGCGAAAGACGCCTTGAAATCGAGAACTACGGCAGTGGTCGTGGGGGCTACCCATGGACGCCAATGGTCTGGCAGTTGGGTTTCGTGGCCTGCCGTTTCCTCGGTTTTTATTGCTGTGTGTTTGCGTTCAAATTGCCGGATCCAGCCTGGTTCCACTGGCTGGCCTCCTTTTCGCTGGCCTATGCCGTTGGCCTGGTGGTTCCAGGTGCCCCGGGCGGTCTTGGGGTGTTTGAGGCCACGCTTTTGTTGCGGCTTGGCAGTTCGGTGGCCGAAGCACCTTTGCTCGCAGTGGTGCTCAGCTACCGGGTGATCTCGACGTTGGCGGATCTATTGGCCAGTGGAGCGTTGGTTGTTGATGGGGCCTTGTTGAAGGGGATCAGCCGCCGGTCATGACGCTCTTGTTGCTTAAACACTGTTCAGTGCATTGCAAAAGACTTAAACGGTTTGTTGCGGGCTTGATTGTTTGGCTCTAAGTGATGAAATCGGCAGATCCAGGAAGAGATAAACAACGTGAATGAAAACCCCTGTAGCGAAAAGGAATTCGGCGATTTCCTGCTCGCGAGTATGAAAATAAACCAAATCAATCCCCTGTTTTTCAAGCACGACGCCCCAATACATCACTGCGGCAATTGCGAAATAACTTGCAGTGCAACCGATCGGTAGCAGGAG
Coding sequences within:
- a CDS encoding FAD-linked oxidase C-terminal domain-containing protein, which codes for MSHDWSALERDLRRQLPAKSVLSRRQELFSYDCDGLTLERHCPPLAVLPETTEQVSAALRLCHQHNVPFVARGSGTGLSGGALVDQQALLVVTSRMRRVLKVDLDNHCVTVQPGVINSWVTRAVAGEGFYYAPDPSSQVVCSIGGNVAENSGGVHCLKYGVTSNHVLGLEVVLPDGTVTSLAGPLAETPELDLRGAFIGSEGTLGIATAITLRLLRAPDCVNVLLADFSTMEAAGEAVRAVTAAGLLPSGMEIMDNVTINAVDDFFGYDEYPRDAAAVLLIELDGQEAEVQASAVQAEKLCHEAGARGLRRAEDPTECAVLWKGRKSAFSAVGKITPTYYVQDGVVPRSSLPTVLTAIERLSREHGLPVANVFHAGDGNLHPLILYSATEPKAESRVKALGAAILKECLAVGGSISGEHGIGADKRCYLDWMFAPDDLETMALLRRAFDPDQRANPGKVLPTPKTCGESARRSVTLPTGVDLF
- the xth gene encoding exodeoxyribonuclease III, with amino-acid sequence MRIASWNVNSVRTRLEHVLTWLAAEQPDLLCLQETKVDDPIFPLERFEQQGWHVSVHGQKAYNGVALVSRTPLEDVRCGFLSELPDDAEADRLGEQKRVISALLDGVRVLNLYVPNGSSVGSEKYRYKLEWLRCLQRYLKALSARDEPLCMVGDFNIAPEAKDIHDPERLMGGIMATEDERTALLRAMDGRLHDVFRLFESETGHWSWWDYRTGAWDRDQGWRIDHIYLCDELLNRARSCSIHKAERGLNQPSDHAPVSVDLDWPPAEDDLDDESLF
- a CDS encoding lipopolysaccharide assembly protein LapB; amino-acid sequence: MPGRRVAVISLVAAGAGLLASLSLSWWLPGISGQSKRTIGDHRVSDLIRQGNIDDLGAADRQELLEQLLAAGQRQEAQQLLEDSIGAPRSRRERLLLIDLQLRNGDVQAASRGLNQLQRLHPADPDVLLLQALLNLQKESPEVALKAMEQRFKSAAAAQRIELGLLLADAQLRSGKPASAEATYQTLAKTDPQDTRPLIAHALLTQEAGDHNLLMALLAEARRRDEAAGRSTDRIDELAAGWGISATRLKVLGPRQGTPQTP
- the larC gene encoding nickel pincer cofactor biosynthesis protein LarC, translating into MDLHVDCPTGLAGDMLLAGLIDLGVPLDVIESPLAALGLSGRFRLEVLEARSGGLRGRRVAVQSLEPDPPHRHWAEIRDLIQNASLDRDLQTQVLKVFSALAEAEAAVHGCEADAVHFHEVGAIDALVDVVGVCAAVRHMQPDVVSCTPPPTGHGSVRTAHGVLPVPAPAVLELARRHAIPLKHSEGFPPGELTTPTGLALMATLAERFTPPSLFVPVAVGVGLGHRQLDRPNLLRISRLQVDADVSSGLRWQPLVVQEAWIDDASPEDLAWLLTRLRDAGAVDAAVAPLQMKKGRAAHAVTALVSPEQADSLRQVWLTTGSSLGLRERQQGRWVLPRRSGTLTTAWGPLRAKQMRRPDGRCSVKPEADDLQRLSRTSGRSIEELRLAAASVPFESEEPWDW
- a CDS encoding lysylphosphatidylglycerol synthase transmembrane domain-containing protein, which gives rise to MGLVARWLRQPKLWITLASLVLIGVALVQQGGQLQEQTLDARGWWWLVLGLGLSWISILVNAAAWRLLLGWLGHLPPQLEVIQLFVRSNLLKYLPGGIWHLVERLRVLRHEIGAGPALAAVILDPLLIAAASVLMIVVGGWQNGLLLIAPLPALLMVPRWREPILQRLERLKARQFESSGERRLEIENYGSGRGGYPWTPMVWQLGFVACRFLGFYCCVFAFKLPDPAWFHWLASFSLAYAVGLVVPGAPGGLGVFEATLLLRLGSSVAEAPLLAVVLSYRVISTLADLLASGALVVDGALLKGISRRS